From Balneola sp. MJW-20:
AACATCGGTAAGCAAACCGAATTCTGATTCCTCATCAACGCGTAGAGATACGATCATTCTCTGCTCTTCGAGTAATTTGTCATACATGATAGTACGGATAGCACCAATATCTTCGATAATTGAATCGTCGATCTGTACCTTATCTTCACCCAGCTGACCGTTAGGCAGTCGTTCGGGCCCTATATATATGTAGGATACCAGACGTTTCTGCTCGATCTTTTCGATATTCTCAGCCTGAGTAAGCTGTACTTTTACCTTCAATGTCACTTCCCGGAGTACGGTGGTTACCATGAAGAAGAACAGCAGCATGAATACAACATCAGGCATAGCTGATGTAGGTATTTCCTGTTTACTACCTGCTTGTTTTTTCTGAAAATGTGCCATGGTTATTCCTGATCCGGTTCAGCGATTGAAATTTTCTTCGGGTAGAGATCCTGAACCTGCTGTTGCTGCTCTGACTCATCCTCCAGTGAACCGTAAGGTACACCGTAATTTGCCAAAGATGCTTCATCTCTCAATTCGCGATAAGCACCCATTACCTCATCGAGCATATCTATATAAATTCGATAAGGGGTTTGTCGAACCGTTTTAATAGAAACGATAGCCAATTGTGGGGTTTCAGCAAGATTTGGGTCAGCAGTTGGATTCTTAATGAATTCTACCAGCTTGTCTTTTACCTCTGTAAGTGATGCAGGCTGGTCGTCCATCAGAACGAGCCCCTCTGCATTCACTAGGATCTTCATCAGGTTTCTCTCCTTGATGGGTGGTGGTTCTACCTCCGGATCAAGAGGAGGTGGCAACACCAGACCTATCCCGGTGTCCACATTGATCGTGGTGGTAACCAGGAAGAAGATCAGCAGAAGAAAAGCGATATCGGCCATTGAAGAACCGTTTATCTCTCCGCTTTCTCTTTGTCTTTTCTTTAACAGCATGAGTTATCCCTCTTAAAACTTAAATGTACCGCGCAGACCGGTAAATGCGATTGACCCAATCATGAGCGCCATAAGCACTCCGGCGGTCAGTACACCCGCTTTAGCGAATTCGCCAAGCACAGCGTAGGACACTCCAAACACTACGAATGGAATAGCCATCATGCCAATTTTACGATAATCTTGTTTTCCTTGCATTAAGCTTCTGACGCCTGCAAAAACAATTGCCAGGACTCCCAGAACTATTAGACCTAATCCAATTCCGACACTAATAGCAGCCATAGTTGTCTCCTTTTTTGTTGGTTTGGATTAAGATTATGCTTCAGTATCGCCAGTGTTGATCAGCGGCTTACCTTCTTTAAGAAGAATAATTGAATCGATAAGAGTGATTGAACTCTCTTCCATTTCAGCGATCAGACGGTCGATCTTAGAAACACAATAGTTGTAACCGATCTGCAGAATAATACCTGCAATAAGTCCACCGGCTGTGGTCAGAAGGGCTGTTTTAATACCACCCGCTACAATACTTGGGGAAATATCAGCAGCTGCTTCAATATCATCGAATGCCGCGATCATACCTACTACGGTTCCAAGGAATCCGAAGAGAGGTGCAATAGCGATAAAGAGTGACAGCCATACCAGACCTCTTTCGAGGAAGCTCATTTCAATAGAGCCATAAGCAGAGATCGCTTTTTCGGCGGCTTCAATACCTTCGTGAGATCGCATCAGGCCAGCCTGAAATACGGAAGCAACAGGACCACGTGTTTGAGCACAAAGTTCTTCAGCGGCTTCAACACCACCATCCTGAAGAGCTTCTTGTACGTTAACAATGAATTTCCGGGTATTGATGTCGGCAAGGTTCAGGGTGATGATTCTTTCGAGGAAGATAGCCAAACCCAGGATCAGAGTAACCAGTACTGGCCACATCCATCCGCCGTCATTACCTTCGTTAAATTTTTGAACAATGAGGTTGAAAAAACCTTCTTCAGCTTGTGCCTGAAGAAGAAAAAGAGCAATCGACGATATCATGTCAACTCCGCTAAATAGTTTAAGTGTTAAAAGCTTAGATTAGTGAAGCGAAAGAATAGGCGATTTTGTGCTAAATGTCAAAGTAACTGACCTATCAAAAACCTTTTTTACACTCTTATAAACCTTAGCTCTCAATTATGAGCTAAAGCACTGCGAATCAGCTAACTAAATCAAAAAACAGCGCTTACTAC
This genomic window contains:
- a CDS encoding ExbD/TolR family protein codes for the protein MLLKKRQRESGEINGSSMADIAFLLLIFFLVTTTINVDTGIGLVLPPPLDPEVEPPPIKERNLMKILVNAEGLVLMDDQPASLTEVKDKLVEFIKNPTADPNLAETPQLAIVSIKTVRQTPYRIYIDMLDEVMGAYRELRDEASLANYGVPYGSLEDESEQQQQVQDLYPKKISIAEPDQE
- a CDS encoding ExbD/TolR family protein, encoding MAHFQKKQAGSKQEIPTSAMPDVVFMLLFFFMVTTVLREVTLKVKVQLTQAENIEKIEQKRLVSYIYIGPERLPNGQLGEDKVQIDDSIIEDIGAIRTIMYDKLLEEQRMIVSLRVDEESEFGLLTDVQEELKQASAFRVNYSTRREN
- a CDS encoding MotA/TolQ/ExbB proton channel family protein encodes the protein MISSIALFLLQAQAEEGFFNLIVQKFNEGNDGGWMWPVLVTLILGLAIFLERIITLNLADINTRKFIVNVQEALQDGGVEAAEELCAQTRGPVASVFQAGLMRSHEGIEAAEKAISAYGSIEMSFLERGLVWLSLFIAIAPLFGFLGTVVGMIAAFDDIEAAADISPSIVAGGIKTALLTTAGGLIAGIILQIGYNYCVSKIDRLIAEMEESSITLIDSIILLKEGKPLINTGDTEA